TACAGCACACTGGCGAAAGATAGACAAATTTATAATTTGAGGCGAATGAAATGAGCTAAATTCTTTTTAGCGTTGGAATTGCGTTATAATGCTATTAGGTGATATTCAATATGATTACTGAGTATACATACAGATTTCGGCTTTATCCAAATAAGGAGCAAGAACACTTTCTAAATATTCAGTTTGGACATTGTAGATTTGTATATAACTA
This genomic stretch from Persephonella hydrogeniphila harbors:
- a CDS encoding helix-turn-helix domain-containing protein — protein: MITEYTYRFRLYPNKEQEHFLNIQFGHCRFVYN